The Glycine soja cultivar W05 chromosome 3, ASM419377v2, whole genome shotgun sequence genome window below encodes:
- the LOC114406839 gene encoding CSC1-like protein At4g02900 gives MATIGDICVSASINLLSALAFLFAFGILRLQPFNDRVYFPKWYLKGIRGSPTGSNRVKKFVNLDFGTYIRFLNWMPAALHMPEPELIDHAGLDSAVYIRIYLLGVKIFAPITLLAFMVLVPVNWFGKTLQARGPKDLTFSSIDKISISNIPFGSDRFWVHIVMSYVFSSWTCYSLYKEYKVIAEMRLRFLAAERRRPDQFTVLVRNVPPDPDESVSEHIEHFFCVNHPDHYLMHQVVYNANKLACIAAEKKKLINWHVYYQNKYERNPSKRPTTRTGFLGFLGNKVDAIDHYTAIIDNLSKQEAEERESIINNPNAVIPAAFVSFKTRWAAAVCAQTQQTSNPTIWLTEWAPEPRDVFWENLAIPYFDLNMRRLLMAVALFFLTFFFMIPIALVQSLANIEAIEKVLPFLKPIIEKPSIKSVIQGFLPGLALKIFLIMLPKILMTMSKMEGITSLSGLDRRSASKYYLFVLVNVFLGSVITGTAFQQLGQFINQPSTEFTKTVGSTIPMKATFFITYIMIDGWAGIAAEILRLAPLITFHVKNTFLVKTEQDRQNAMDPGSLEFATSEPRIQLYFMLGHVYAPVTPFLLPFIVVFFAFAYMIFRHQIINVYNQQYESGGSFWPDIHGRVISGLIISQILLMGLLSTRGTDKSTLVLIAQPILTLWFHRYCKGRFESAFVKFPLEEAMVKDTLERAVEPNLNLRIYLQDAYVHPGFKGDDFQKPAIIDDEENNPLIQTTRASRRGSKPESDSETGSY, from the exons ATGGCGACTATTGGGGATATTTGTGTTTCGGCATCCATCAATCTGTTGTCTGCATTGGCGTTCCTGTTTGCATTTGGAATATTGCGACTTCAGCCCTTTAACGATAGGGTCTACTTCCCAAAATGGTATCTGAAGGGGATAAGAGGCAGTCCAACAGGATCCAATAGGGTAAAGAAATTTGTTAATTTGGACTTTGGGACCTACATCAGGTTTCTGAATTGGATGCCTGCAGCATTGCATATGCCAGAACCTGAGCTTATTGATCATGCAGGACTTGACTCAGCTGTGTACATTCGGATTTATCTTCTTGG GGTCAAAATATTTGCTCCAATTACCTTACTTGCTTTTATGGTTTTGGTTCCTGTTAACTGGTTCGGGAAAACATTGCAAGCACGGGGACCTAAGGATTTGACATTTAGCAGTATTGACAAGATTTCAATATCAAACATCCCATTTGGATCAGATAG GTTTTGGGTGCATATTGTAATGTCATATGTATTCTCATCTTGGACATGCTATAGTCTTTATAAGGAATACAAGGTTATAGCAGAAATGAGATTGCGATTTTTGGCAGCTGAACGTCGTCGTCCAGACCAATTCACT GTCCTGGTAAGGAATGTTCCCCCAGATCCCGATGAATCAGTAAGTGAGCACATCGAACATTTTTTTTGCGTCAACCATCCGGATCACTATCTGATGCATCAG GTTGTATATAATGCGAACAAGCTTGCATGCATAGCTgcagagaagaagaaattaataaaCTGGCATGTTTACTACCAAAACAAATACGAAAGAAATCCTTCCAAGAGGCCAACTACTCGG ACAGGTTTCCTGGGTTTCTTGGGGAATAAAGTTGATGCTATTGATCATTATACTgcaataattgataatttgagCAAACAA GAAGCCGAAGAAAGAGAAAGTATCATAAACAATCCGAATGCTGTTATTCCTGCAGCTTTTGTTTCATTCAAAACACGATGGGCAGCAGCTGTGTGTGCTCAAACTCAACAAACTAGTAATCCTACTATTTGGCTCACAGAATGGGCTCCTGAGCCTCGGGATGTCTTTTGGGAAAATCTTGCCATTCCATATTTTGACCTCAACATGCGAAGATTGCTCATGGcagttgctttatttttcctaacttttttctttatgataCCAATAGCACTGGTCCAATCTCTGGCCAACATTGAGGCAATTGAGAAGGTCCTTCCTTTCTTGAAGCCAATAATTGAAAA GCCATCTATCAAGTCTGTTATTCAAGGCTTTCTGCCAGGGCTAGCATTAAAGATATTTCTTATAATGCTTCCAAAAATTCTTATGACGATGTCCAAAATGGAAGGTATTACTTCGCTTTCAGGTTTGGACCGGAGGTCAGCTTCCAAATATTACTTGTTTGTTCTCGTCAATGTGTTCCTTGGGAGTGTTATAACAGGAACAGCATTTCAGCAACTTGGGCAGTTTATTAATCAGCCCTCTACAGA GTTCACAAAAACTGTTGGCAGTACAATCCCCATGAAAGCCACATTCTTCATCACATACATAATGATCGACGGTTGGGCTGGAATAGCTGCAGAGATCCTCAGGTTAGCTCCGTTAATTACGTTCCACGTGAAAAACACATTCTTGGTGAAGACAGAACAAGACAGACAGAATGCTATGGATCCTGGTAGCTTGGAATTTGCCACATCTGAACCTCGCATCCAGTTATATTTCATGTTGGGGCATGTGTATGCTCCAGTCACACCTTTTCTTCTCCCCTTCATTGTAGTATTCTTTGCTTTTGCCTACATGATCTTTAGGCACCAG ATTATCAATGTGTATAACCAGCAATATGAGAGTGGAGGATCGTTTTGGCCAGATATCCACGGTCGAGTAATTTCGGGCTTGATTATATCTCAAATTCTTCTGATGGGTTTGTTAAGTACAAGAGGTACAGATAAGTCGACGCTAGTGCTTATTGCGCAACCCATCTTGACATTATGGTTCCACAGATACTGCAAAGGTCGTTTTGAATCTGCATTTGTAAAATTTCCACTAGAG GAAGCAATGGTGAAGGATACACTTGAGCGGGCTGTGGAGCCAAACTTAAACCTGAGAATTTATCTTCAGGATGCTTACGTGCACCCAGGTTTTAAGGGCGATGATTTTCAAAAACCAGCAATCATTGATGATGAAGAGAACAATCCGCTTATTCAGACAACGAGAGCTTCTCGTCGGGGTAGCAAGCCAGAATCTGATAGTGAAACCGGCAGTTACTAA
- the LOC114405249 gene encoding protein HUA2-LIKE 2-like, whose product MPPSRRKGGKKSGGGGAAASRQFKLGDLVLAKVKGFPAWPATVSEPQKWGYSADRKKVFVCFFGAPQIAFCNHADVEAFTEEKKQSLAKRSGRGGEFACAVKEIIECYEKLRTENQDGDTSSGGEVAIANVSYSLDPSANTGLKDQTDAPFTINSQMKSSNCVIDRPEDAVALKDESYNIEASLEEATDNAIMTATVKSPFSITQRNAPVRRSRTRSTLQVQNFVVPCGDGGNNVGNSDDNISADAIQDTSIRSKRIRKSPDLLRCDDTDSPAFAPNVSMEDNGSEIITINSDAFTLNEGSTIDSNLKFEQSEPIVCPEGEGLDLEIKAVINKNKRKPNQKKETNDSGAQNASQSLQNMGGNSKERCPDQDGDEHLPLVKRARVRMGKSSTEAELNSISQVQVKSGEEDITDSPHQIITCSNCENGLAEGGPSVLNSTLVNVSPSNLIASYSENGSQICKIKKDQMFGCSVDDEAALPPSKRIHRALEAMSANAAEEGQACMESSSSIMTFSGRCCISAIKRCPCMTVNNQGVNELELQRLVSCGIDSSHVSVCSFSTRSNTIISTENELSTEVDKHLVKFQHESGKDVIPGASQQGGEDISDSVVCHPAKIDSLIQSHGKISPNLDVKCCQVGNNKDSPGPSLLLNDDDNARTSNHSDASDTVEHVGISLDPVAGNSESDKLVPKNSINVTQNVVVACEDMMKHAVGDSSKPNDTHEVIKEVKFKGQEEDMNSVSISNDYSDEKGNLGILSSPSLTDVRVCLPLGSPPITSVCNISTSDSSNILQNGSCSPDVHQKNTLSGPTDGWKDGIVENEQSRSEGKSTEAGDAALLYFEATLRTLKRTKESIGRATRIAIDCAKFGIATKVMEIVVHNLEIESSLHRRVDLFFLVDSIAQCSRGLKGDIGGVYPSTIKAVLPRLLSAAAPPGNAAKENRRQCLKVLRLWLERKILPEPIIQHHMRELDSYSSSVSAGVHARRSSRRERPFDDPVRDMEGMLDEYGSNSSFQLPGFCMPRMLEDDGGSDSDEGEFEAVTPEHDSETYEVQETTHAIEKHRHVLEDVDGELEMEDVAPSVDGELNLICNIDRGNATEFEKNLPVSFGPPLPQDLPPSSPPPPSSPPPPPPAPPPPSLPLPPPPPPTLHFKSATSDQYHVAVDSKGFEDSLTVEANVLHPMAQPLAAPRNSQSIGDAVQYTVPECRDMPIQMPESTCSFNTFPVQPTDNSRNTDGATMHNKGYSIPPPHHVPSNQFSFVNGEHQMKSRREVPPPPSYSNGHHFMPSMMREYGYDSHERSRPPYDYQERWNVPPPCSGPRYSDRGVPAPYGCHPSESVGFPGHGWRFPPPSMNYRDSLPFRPHFEDAIPVANRGEMGASLSVSEKSIHEFMVKDAKGRDVNLSIYKGKVLLVVNVASKCGFTNTNYTQLTELYSKYKDRGLEILAFPCNQFLKQEPGSSQDVEEFACTRYKAAYPIFGKVRVNGPDTAPVYKFLKANKSGFLGSRIKWNFTKFLVDKEGNVLRRYGSTTSPFSIENDIKRALGEA is encoded by the exons ATGCCGCCTAGTCGGAGGAAGGGCGGAAAAAAAAGCGGCGGCGGTGGTGCCGCCGCCAGCCGGCAGTTTAAGCTCGGCGATCTCGTGCTCGCTAAGGTTAAGGGATTCCCTGCTTGGCCTGCGACG GTGAGTGAGCCGCAGAAGTGGGGTTACTCAGCTGATCGGAAGAAAGTGTTTGTTTGCTTCTTTGGAGCCCCCCAAAT AGCTTTCTGCAATCATGCCGATGTTGAAGCATTTACTGAAGAGAAGAAACAATCTCTTGCCAAACGTTCAGGAAGGGGTGGTGAATTTGCTTGTGCAGTAAAGGAGATTATTGAATGTTATGAAAAGTTGAGGACGGAGAATCAGGATGGTGACACTAGCTCTGGTGGTGAAGTTGCTATTGCAAATGTGTCGTATTCACTTGATCCATCTGCCAACACAGGGTTAAAGGATCAGACGGATGCTCCTTTCACAATTAATTCACAAATGAAATCTTCAAATTGTGTGATTGACAGACCTGAGGATGCTGTTGCATTGAAGGATGAATCTTATAATATAGAGGCATCACTGGAGGAAGCTACTGATAATGCTATTATGACTGCAACTGTAAAATCACCTTTTTCAATAACCCAGAGAAATGCACCAGTTCGAAGGTCTAGAACTAGAAGCACATTACAGGTCCAAAACTTTGTTGTACCTTGTGGTGATGGTGGAAATAATGTTGGCAATAGTGATGACAACATATCAGCTGATGCAATTCAGGATACATCTATAAGGAGTAAACGTATCAGGAAATCACCTGACCTTTTACGTTGTGATGATACTGATTCACCTGCATTTGCCCCAAATGTTAGCATGGAGGACAATGGTTCTGAAATTATTACAATCAATTCTGATGCCTTTACTTTAAATGAGGGAAGTACGATAgattctaatttaaaatttgaacagTCTGAGCCTATTGTTTGCCCTGAAGGTGAAGGTCTTGATCTAGAAATAAAGGCTGTAATCaacaagaataaaagaaaaccaAACCAGAAGAAGGAAACTAATGATTCTGGTGCTCAGAATGCCAGCCAAAGTTTGCAGAATATGGGTGGAAATTCGAAAGAAAGATGCCCTGACCAAGATGGAGATGAACACTTGCCCCTGGTGAAACGAGCCAGAGTTAGAATGGGTAAATCATCCACAGAGGCAGAACTCAATAGCATTTCTCAAGTTCAGGTTAAAAGTGGCGAGGAAGATATTACTGACTCACCACATCAGATAATCACATGCTCAAATTGTGAAAATGGCCTTGCTGAAGGAGGCCCATCAGTGTTGAACAGTACTTTGGTTAATGTTTCTCCTTCTAACTTAATAGCCTCGTATTCTGAAAATGGGTctcaaatttgtaaaattaaaaaagaccaAATGTTTGGCTGCTCTGTGGATGATGAAGCTGCTTTACCTCCATCTAAACGCATCCATCGTGCTTTAGAAGCAATGTCTGCCAATGCTGCCGAAGAAGGTCAAGCTTGCATGGAATCCTCCTCCTCTATAATGACATTTAGTGGTAGATGCTGTATATCTGCCATTAAGAGATGTCCTTGTATGACTGTTAATAATCAAGGAGTTAATGAGTTAGAACTGCAAAGGTTGGTTTCTTGTGGCATTGATTCTTCTCATGTTAGTGTGTGTAGTTTCTCAACTCGTTCAAATACAATTATTTCCACAGAGAATGAGTTATCTACAGAAGTGGATAAGCATTTGGTCAAGTTCCAACATGAGTCTGGGAAGGATGTCATCCCAGGTGCTAGTCAGCAAGGTGGTGAAGATATTAGTGATTCTGTTGTCTGTCATCCTGCCAAAATAGATTCACTAATACAGTCACATGGAAAAATTTCTCCTAATCTTGATGTGAAATGTTGCCAAGTTGGAAACAATAAGGATTCACCAGGTCCATCATTGTTACTAAATGATGATGACAATGCCAGAACTTCAAACCATTCAGATGCATCTGATACAGTAGAGCATGTTGGAATAAGTCTCGATCCTGTGGCAGGCAACAGTGAAAGTGATAAATTGGTACCTAAAAATAGTATTAATGTGACACAGAATGTGGTGGTTGCTTGTGAGGATATGATGAAGCATGCAGTTGGTGACAGCAGCAAACCTAATGACAC GCATGAGGTCATCAAAGAGGTAAAATTTAAAGGACAAGAGGAGGATATGAATTCTGTTTCAATATCAAATGATTATTCCGATGAAAAGGGTAATTTGGGCATTCTGTCAAGCCCATCCTTGACTGATGTGAGAGTTTGCCTCCCACTAGGTTCACCTCCAATTACATCAGTTTGCAATATTTCTACATCTGACAGTAGTAATATCCTTCAAAATGGAAGTTGTAGCCCTGATGTACACCAAAAGAACACTTTATCTGGTCCTACTGATGGATGGAAAGATGGGATTGTGGAAAATGAACAATCAAGATCTGAGGGCAAGTCAACTGAAGCAGGAGATGCTGCATTGTTGTACTTTGAAGCAACGCTTCGAACATTGAAAAGGACAAAGGAAAGTATTGGTCGAGCAACACGCATAGCTATTGACTGTGCAAAGTTTGGCATTGCAACTAAG GTGATGGAAATTGTTGTCCACAATCTGGAAATTGAGTCAAGCCTGCATCGGAGGGTGGATCTGTTTTTTCTTGTTGACTCTATTGCTCAATGTTCTCGAGGGTTGAAAG GAGACATTGGTGGAGTATATCCATCAACTATTAAAGCAGTCCTGCCACGCCTCTTGTCTGCTGCTGCTCCTCCCGGAAATGCTGCAAAAGAAAATCGTAGGCAGTGTCTTAAG GTATTAAGGCTGTGGTTGGAGAGAAAAATCCTTCCTGAACCCATTATTCAGCATCATATGCGGGAGCTAGACTCATATAGCAGTTCAGTTTCTGCAGGTGTCCACGCACGCCGTTCATCAAGAAGAGAGAGGCCTTTTGATGACCCTGTTAGAGACATGGAGGGTATGCTTGATGAGTATGGAAG CAACTCAAGTTTTCAACTACCTGGATTTTGCATGCCCCGAATGCTTGAAGATGATGGGGGGAGTGATTCTGATGAAGGGGAGTTTGAGGCTGTCACACCTGAACATGATTCTGAAACATATGAAGTGCAAGAAACAACTCATGCAATTGAAAAACACAGGCATGTGTTGGAAGATGTTGATGGTGAGCTTGAAATGGAAGATGTGGCTCCGTCTGTTGATGGtgaattgaatttgatttgtaatattgaTAGAGGAAATGCCACAGAGTTTGAGAAGAATCTTCCTGTGTCCTTTGGCCCCCCTTTACCACAGGATTTGCCACCGTCTTCCCCACCTCCACCATCAtcccctccaccaccaccaccagctCCTCCTCCTCCATCTCTACCTCTACCTCCACCCCCACCTCCTACATTGCACTTCAAGTCAGCTACCTCTGATCAATATCATGTTGCAGTTGATTCAAAAGGTTTTGAAGATTCACTG ACTGTGGAAGCCAATGTACTCCATCCTATGGCCCAGCCCTTAGCTGCACCAAGAAATAGTCAATCTATCGGTGATGCAGTGCAGTATACAGTCCCTGAATGTAGAGACATGCCAATACAAATGCCAGAGTCTACTTGCTCTTTCAACACTTTCCCTGTACAACCAACAGACAATTCCAGGAATACTGATGGTGCTACTATGCATAATAAAGGTTACTCGATACCACCACCTCACCATGTGCCATCCAATCAGTTTTCTTTTGTAAATGGGGAACATCAAATGAAGTCACGAAGGGAGGTTCCGCCACCCCCTTCATATTCCAATGGGCACCACTTTATGCCGAGTATGATGAGAGAGTATGGCTATGACAGTCATGAGAGATCAAGACCACCATATGATTACCAAGAGAGATGGAATGTTCCTCCTCCTTGTTCTG GTCCTCGGTATAGTGACCGAGGTGTGCCTGCTCCTTATGGTTGTCATCCTAGTGAATCAGTTGGTTTTCCAGGTCATGGATGGAGATTTCCTCCCCCATCAATGAATTACAGGGACTCCTTGCCTTTTAGACCCCACTTTGAAGATGCAATTCCAGTAGCAAACCGAG GAGAAATGGGTGCTTCGCTATCGGTCTCGGAAAAATCCATCCATGAATTCATGGTCAAG GATGCTAAGGGCAGAGACGTGAACCTCAGCATCTACAAAGGGAAGGTTCTTCTTGTAGTAAATGTCGCTTCAAAATG TGGATTTACGAATACCAATTACACCCAGTTAACTGAGCTTTACAGCAAATACAAAGACAGAG GCCTTGAGATACTGGCATTTCCATGCAACCAGTTTCTGAAGCAGGAGCCTGGGAGTAGCCAGGACGTAGAGGAATTTGCCTGCACAAGATACAAGGCCGCGTATCCCATTTTTGGAAAG GTACGTGTCAATGGACCTGATACAGCACCTGTCTACAAATTCCTTAAAGCAAATAAATCAGGATTTCTGGGTTCTAGGATAAAGTGGAATTTCACCAAGTTTTTGGTTGACAAGGAAGGGAATGTCCTCCGGCGTTATGGTTCAACCACCTCACCGTTTTCCATTGAA AATGACATCAAGAGAGCATTGGGGGAGGCTTGA